One Cololabis saira isolate AMF1-May2022 chromosome 12, fColSai1.1, whole genome shotgun sequence DNA window includes the following coding sequences:
- the LOC133456889 gene encoding tumor necrosis factor receptor superfamily member 14-like isoform X2 encodes MISGWLVFVGAAAVFTLQARSCQTNEFTLSDGQCCPTCNEGMKVTEDCMIDSGTRCGPCETGTFMNKPSGLKYCFPCTVCHLGDGLFVKEECKKTSDTVCEALTGYFCRSYSDDTGCSLADKHSSCKSGQRIKEAGTTRNDTVCEDCRQGYFSSDGVNCTLWTNT; translated from the exons ATGATTTCAGGGTGGCTCGTCTTTG tcgGAGCTGCTGCTGTCTTCACACTACAGGCTCGGTCTTGCCAGACCAACGAGTTCACCTTAAGTGACGGACAGTGCTGTCCGACCTGCAACGAAG GGATGAAGGTTACAGAAGACTGCATGATAGATTCAGGTACACGATGCGGCCCATGTGAGACGGGGACCTTCATGAACAAACCCAGTGGACTGAAATATTGTTTTCCCTGCACGGTCTGTCACCTAG GTGACGGTCTCTTTGTCAAGGAGGAGTGCAAAAAAACATCTGACACAGTCTGCGAGGCCTTAACCGGGTATTTCTGCAGAAGTTACTCAGATGACACAGGATGTAGTTTGGCAGACAAACACTCCAGTTGTAAAAGTGGACAGAGGATAAAGGAAGCTG GAACGACCAGAAATGACACGGTGTGTGAAGATTGTCGACAGGGTTACTTTTCTTCGGATGGTGTGAACTGCACCCTGTGGACGAA CACCTGA
- the LOC133456889 gene encoding tumor necrosis factor receptor superfamily member 14-like isoform X1, which translates to MISGWLVFVGAAAVFTLQARSCQTNEFTLSDGQCCPTCNEGMKVTEDCMIDSGTRCGPCETGTFMNKPSGLKYCFPCTVCHLGDGLFVKEECKKTSDTVCEALTGYFCRSYSDDTGCSLADKHSSCKSGQRIKEAGTTRNDTVCEDCRQGYFSSDGVNCTLWTKCSETQKQVKAGSSTSDVVCSDASRNHHVLFAPFILFTVTLVFLIKGKTSV; encoded by the exons ATGATTTCAGGGTGGCTCGTCTTTG tcgGAGCTGCTGCTGTCTTCACACTACAGGCTCGGTCTTGCCAGACCAACGAGTTCACCTTAAGTGACGGACAGTGCTGTCCGACCTGCAACGAAG GGATGAAGGTTACAGAAGACTGCATGATAGATTCAGGTACACGATGCGGCCCATGTGAGACGGGGACCTTCATGAACAAACCCAGTGGACTGAAATATTGTTTTCCCTGCACGGTCTGTCACCTAG GTGACGGTCTCTTTGTCAAGGAGGAGTGCAAAAAAACATCTGACACAGTCTGCGAGGCCTTAACCGGGTATTTCTGCAGAAGTTACTCAGATGACACAGGATGTAGTTTGGCAGACAAACACTCCAGTTGTAAAAGTGGACAGAGGATAAAGGAAGCTG GAACGACCAGAAATGACACGGTGTGTGAAGATTGTCGACAGGGTTACTTTTCTTCGGATGGTGTGAACTGCACCCTGTGGACGAA aTGCTCTGAAACTCAGAAACAAGTCAAAGCAGGAAGCTCGACCAGTGATGTTGTCTGCAGTGATGCATCAAGAAACCATCATGTGTTGTTTGCACCTTTCATCCTTTTCACAGTTACACTTGTGTTTCTAATCAAAG GTAAGACCAGCGTGTAA